A genome region from Armatimonadota bacterium includes the following:
- the pyrR gene encoding bifunctional pyr operon transcriptional regulator/uracil phosphoribosyltransferase PyrR encodes MTETVTKVMDADEIRRALTRIAHEIIERNKGAEHLVIIGVQSRGVPMAKRLAKLLGQIEGVDVPTGSLNVALYRDDYATRSARTISASEIPFDVTDKSVILVDEVLFTGRTTRAALDAIMDLGRPSVIQLAVLIDRGHKELPVKADYVGKNLPTARKEIVEVYWVETKGEDAVMISKGA; translated from the coding sequence ATGACAGAGACAGTGACCAAGGTCATGGACGCCGATGAGATCAGACGCGCCCTTACACGCATCGCCCATGAGATAATTGAGCGCAATAAAGGCGCCGAGCACCTAGTGATAATCGGTGTCCAAAGCCGAGGTGTCCCCATGGCCAAGCGCTTGGCCAAGCTTTTGGGTCAGATCGAGGGGGTCGATGTTCCCACAGGCAGCCTCAATGTTGCCCTTTACCGCGATGATTATGCCACCCGCTCCGCCCGTACTATCAGCGCCAGCGAAATCCCGTTTGACGTGACAGACAAGTCAGTTATATTAGTCGATGAAGTCCTCTTTACCGGAAGAACCACCCGAGCCGCGCTTGACGCGATTATGGACCTCGGCAGGCCGTCAGTGATTCAGCTTGCTGTGTTGATTGACCGTGGTCACAAAGAGCTTCCTGTGAAGGCCGATTATGTGGGCAAGAACTTGCCGACCGCTCGTAAAGAGATCGTTGAAGTCTACTGGGTCGAGACCAAGGGCGAAGACGCCGTTATGATCTCAAAGGGGGCCTGA